AGCGTGCCGTGTCGAGGACACCGGATTGACCGATGACACGCTCTTTTGGAAAACCAGATGCTCGATAGACCGTATACGTCATCGCATCGACAGGGTTCGTCAGAACGATGATGATCGATTCCGGCGCATGCGCGACGACTTCCTTCGTCACAGCTGTCATGACGGCAGCATTCGTACTTACGAGATCTTCGCGGCTCATGCCTGGCTTCCGAGCGATACCGGCAGTGATGACGACGATATCTGCACCTTTAATGTCTGCATAATCCGATGTCCCTTTTACCGAAGCATCAAACCCGAGGATCGGCGCTGCTTCTTGCATATCGAGCGCCTTTCCTTTCGTCGGATTCTCTTGCTCTGGTCGGTCGACGAGGACGACATCACCTAGCTCTTGCTGGGCAAGATAGAGTGCCGTCGTCGCTCCTGTAAAACCACTTCCTATGACTGCGATCTTCTTCCGTCTGTTCATCGACTCATTCCTCCTGATCGGATTACATGTTTTTGATGAGTTCGTCCGCGAATTCAGAACACTTCACTTCAGTCGCACCGTCCATGAGACGCGCGAAGTCGTATGTGACGACTTTCGTTTCAATCGATGTTTCCATCGATTTGATGATGAGATCTGCCGCTTCGTTCCAGCCGAGGTGACGGAACATCATTTCGCCTGACAAGATGACAGATGATGGGTTTACTTTATCAAGTCCAGCGTATTTCGGTGCTGTACCGTGAGTTGCTTCAAAGATTGCGTGACCTGTCATGTAGTTGATGTTTGCTCCAGGTGCGATTCCGATACCACCGACTTGTGCAGCAAGTGCATCCGAAATGTAGTCACCGTTCAAGTTCATTGTTGCAACGACATCAAACTCTTTTGGACGAGTCAAGATTTGTTGTAAGAAGATATCAGCGATTGAATCTTTTACGATCAACTTACCAGCAGCTTCTGCGTCTGCTTGTGCTTTGTTGGCAGCATCTGTTCCTTCTTCTTCCTTGATGCGATCGTACTGGTTCCAAGTGAAGACGTGCTCTGCGTATTCACGCTCAGCAAGTTCATAGCCCCAGTTTTTGAAAGCACCCTCAGTGAACTTCATGATGTTTCCTTTATGAACGAGCGTCAATGAAGCACGTTTGTTTTCGAGTGCGTATTCGATTGCTGCACGAACAAGGCGTTCTGTTCCCTCTTTTGAAATCGGTTTGATTCCAAGACCAGATGTCTCAGGGAAGCGGATTTTATTGACACCCATTTCGTTTTGAAGGAACTCAAGTAGTTTTGCAGCGCCTTCGCTGCCTTCTGCGTATTCGATTCCTGCGTAGATGTCTTCAGTATTTTCACGGAAGATGACCATGTCTGTATCTTCTGGGCGTTTAACCGGTGAAGGAACACCTGTGAAGTAACGAACTGGACGAAGACATGTGTACAAATCAAGCTCTTGACGTAGAGCAACGTTCAACGAACGGATTCCGCCGCCGACTGGTGTCGTAAGTGGTCCTTTGATTGCGATGATGTGCTCACGGATGAGATCGAGTGTCTCTTCTGGTAACCAGTTGCCTGTTTTATTGAATGCTTTTTCACCAGCGTAGACTTCTTTCCATTCGATTTTCTTCTCACCGTTGTATGCTTTTTCAACTGCTGCATCAAACACACGTACAGCTGCGTTCCAGATGTCCGGTCCTGTTCCGTCACCAATGATGAACGGAATGATTGGAGCGTTTGGAACTTGAAGTGTACCGTTAGTTACTGTGATGTTTTCGCCTTGAAGTGTAGCCATGTCTAAAATCCCCCTTAAGTAATTGTAATCTACATCAAAAATCAGGAGAGGATTGCTCCTCCCCGTCCTTTTAACGTTCTTCGATGGACACGTATGTCCGGTGCGTTTCACCCGTGTAGTCTGCACGCGGGCGAATCAGACGGTTATCGCTATACTGCTCTAAAATGTGCGCCAACCAACCTGACATCCGACTTACTGCAAAGATTGGAGTGAATAGTTCTGTATCAAGTCCAAGTGCATGGTACGTAGAAGCGGAATAGAAATCAACATTTGGTTTCAATCCTTTTTCCGATTGGACGATTTCGTCGATCTTAACTGACATCTCATACCATTTCGGCTCCCCGATTTGAGCAGTCAGCTGACGGCTCATTTCTTGAAGATGCTTCGCACGTGGGTCGCCGTCCTTGTAGACACGGTGACCGAAGCCCATGATTTTTTGCTTGTTCTCAAGTTTATTATGAACATACTCGTCAACCTTTTCAACCGAATCAATTTCTAACAACATCTTCATGACAGCTTCGTTCGCGCCACCGTGAAGTGGTCCTTTTAACGCGCCCATCGCTGCCGTCACACCTGAGTAGACGTCAGAGAGTGTCGCGACACAAACGCGTGCCGTGAACGTCGAAGCGTTCAACTCGTGATCAGCGTGAAGAACGAGCGCTTGGTTGAAGGCTTTTTCTGCAACTTCCGTTGGCTCCTCACCCGTCAACATGAACAAGAAGTTTCCTGCGTATGATAGACCTGCTTTAGGTGCAATCGGCTCTTTTCCTTTTTTGATACGGGCGTAAGCTGTGACGAGTGTTGCGATTTGTGCCTGTAATTTGATGGCTTTAGCGTAATTCGCCTCAGTCGACATATCTTCTGATGTCTCATCGTAAAGCGCGAGTTGAGAAAGCGCTGTTCGAATCGTCGCCATCGCATTCGCCGACTTCGGTGCTGCCTTCATCGTTTCAAGAACGGCAGTCGCAACCGTTGCTTCGGAAATGAGTGCTTCCGATAGTTGCTTCAATTCCTCTTCTTTTGGTAGACGGTCGTTCCACAATAAGAAGACGACTTCCTCAAATGAGGCGTGCTCCGCCAAATCATCAATCGTATAACCGCCATACGTCAATTGACCATCGATGATCGAACTGATTTTCGATGAAGTCGCGACGATTCCTTCTAAACCTTTAGTTTGCGTCATGACAATAATCCCCCTTTTTTTCCCCAGAAATTTAAAACGCTTTCATTTCCGTATTGAAAAAAAGACGTCCACTCAAGAGTCGTTCCCCATGCTTGTAGCGCTGTACTCTTGAATAGACCATCTTGTTTCTGCTCTTAGTATAAACAAAATTACCCAAAAAGTGAATGAACTTGCATACTATTATCAAAAAATTAATTCAGTTACTTTGCTGATTCGGCTCATCCTGTGAACGCTTTTGCGATGACATCCCACATTCCGATGACGAGCGCCGCGATTCCAGCACCAATCAGTGGACCAACAGGTACTCCCCGGAAGAGCCCGACGGCGAGAATCGTTCCAGCTAGCAAGGCTGTCGTCACGAGTGGATCTTCTTTCATCAGTCCAACACCGTGTGCTGCGACGATTGCAACAAAGATTCCTGATAGAAATGAGATGATGCCGATATGTCCCCGAATGCTTTGGAGCAACTCCTTAAAGCCTATATCCCCTGCTGCAATCGGTACAAGAATTGCTGCTGTGATCAATGTGACGCCCCACGTGATTCCTTTTGCCTGTAAGGAAGGAAACAGTCTACCATCCAGCCCGATTGCCTTAATGATCAATAGGAAGGCTGCAGCGATGATCAATGATTTATTTTGTGCGATGACCCCGATGAAGACGAGGGCAATCAAAAAAAGATAAGCTTCCATACGTCCTCCTCATACAAAAAAAAGACGGACATGACCTAAGTCACGTCCGTCATGAATGGATTATGCGTTATATAGTTTACCTGTCAATGGATCGATTGAGATCATTTGACCGTCTTTGAAGACTGTCAATGCATCTTCGACACCAACGATGACTGGTTTACCGAGTGATGGTCCAACGATTCCAGCGTGGCTTGTCAATCCGCCATCAACTGTGATCATCGCTGCAGCCATCTCGATTGCAGGCATCATGTCACGATCAGTTGAGTTCGTAACGAGAATCATGCCTGGCTTTGCTTTCGCGTTCGCTTCTTCAGCGTTGTTTGCGATGACGACTTCGCCAACGACTCCACGCTCACCGATCCCACGACCGTTTGCGATCTCTTTACCGACGATGTGGATTTTCAACATGTTCGTTGTACCAGCAGTCAAAGCAGGGATACCAGCTGAGATGACGACAAGATCACCATCTGTGACGAAACCAGCGTCTTTTGCTGTGTCTGCAGCAAGTGTCAACATATCATCCGTGTTGTCTGAAAGATGATCAACGACGATTGGGTACACGCCCCATACGATGTTCAACTGACGTGCGACACGCGCGCTTGGTGTAACCGCAACGATGTTCGGCTCCGGACGGTATTTCGAGATACGTGCAGCCGTGTAACCCGATTGTGTCGGAGTCAAGATTGCTTTTGCATCTAAGTTGATCGCAGTGTGCGTAACCACTTGAGCGATTGCATCCGTTACTGTGTACTCACTACGCGTCTGACGATCTTTCAACAAGAGCTTGTAGTCGAGCATTTTTTCTGTACGTTTTGCGATCGAGTGCATCATTTGGACAGATTCGATTGGGTAGTCCCCTGCTGCTGTCTCACCTGAAAGCATGATTGCATCTGTACCATCAAGAATTGCGTTCGCGACGTCTGATGCTTCAGCACGTGTTGGACGTGGGAAACGTTGCATCGAGTCAAGCATTTGTGTTGCTGTAATGACTGGTTTACCGAAGTCGTTACAAAGCTTGATCAAGTCTTTTTGAGTTGGCGTGACTTCTTCCGTTGGGATCTCGATACCGAGGTCACCACGCGCTACCATCAAACCGTCCGAAATCGCAAGGATTTCTTCGATGTTATCGACACCTTCTTGGTTCTCGATTTTTGGGAAGATCTTGATGTGGCTCGCGTTGTTTTTCTCAAGCAATTGACGAATCGCAACGACGTCTGACGCACGGCGTACGAAAGATGCCGCGATCAAATCGATATCGCTCTTGATACCGAACTCGATATCAGCGATATCTTTTTCTGTCAAAGCAGGAAGGTTAACCTTCACGTTTGGCAAGTTAACGCCTTTTTTCGTCTTGATGACGCCTTCGTTTTCGATTGAACAACGAA
This region of Exiguobacterium acetylicum DSM 20416 genomic DNA includes:
- the icd gene encoding NADP-dependent isocitrate dehydrogenase, whose product is MATLQGENITVTNGTLQVPNAPIIPFIIGDGTGPDIWNAAVRVFDAAVEKAYNGEKKIEWKEVYAGEKAFNKTGNWLPEETLDLIREHIIAIKGPLTTPVGGGIRSLNVALRQELDLYTCLRPVRYFTGVPSPVKRPEDTDMVIFRENTEDIYAGIEYAEGSEGAAKLLEFLQNEMGVNKIRFPETSGLGIKPISKEGTERLVRAAIEYALENKRASLTLVHKGNIMKFTEGAFKNWGYELAEREYAEHVFTWNQYDRIKEEEGTDAANKAQADAEAAGKLIVKDSIADIFLQQILTRPKEFDVVATMNLNGDYISDALAAQVGGIGIAPGANINYMTGHAIFEATHGTAPKYAGLDKVNPSSVILSGEMMFRHLGWNEAADLIIKSMETSIETKVVTYDFARLMDGATEVKCSEFADELIKNM
- the citZ gene encoding citrate synthase; this translates as MTQTKGLEGIVATSSKISSIIDGQLTYGGYTIDDLAEHASFEEVVFLLWNDRLPKEEELKQLSEALISEATVATAVLETMKAAPKSANAMATIRTALSQLALYDETSEDMSTEANYAKAIKLQAQIATLVTAYARIKKGKEPIAPKAGLSYAGNFLFMLTGEEPTEVAEKAFNQALVLHADHELNASTFTARVCVATLSDVYSGVTAAMGALKGPLHGGANEAVMKMLLEIDSVEKVDEYVHNKLENKQKIMGFGHRVYKDGDPRAKHLQEMSRQLTAQIGEPKWYEMSVKIDEIVQSEKGLKPNVDFYSASTYHALGLDTELFTPIFAVSRMSGWLAHILEQYSDNRLIRPRADYTGETHRTYVSIEER
- a CDS encoding DUF441 domain-containing protein translates to MEAYLFLIALVFIGVIAQNKSLIIAAAFLLIIKAIGLDGRLFPSLQAKGITWGVTLITAAILVPIAAGDIGFKELLQSIRGHIGIISFLSGIFVAIVAAHGVGLMKEDPLVTTALLAGTILAVGLFRGVPVGPLIGAGIAALVIGMWDVIAKAFTG
- the pyk gene encoding pyruvate kinase encodes the protein MRRTKIVCTIGPASEKRLPEMIEAGMNVARLNFSHGDYEEHGARITDIRRAAEEANKIVTILLDTKGPEIRTHSFEEGKALLERGQEVIIVSGDANEIVGTKDKFSVTYEGLYDDVEVGSMIMLDDGLIGLRVTEKLPNRELRCSIENEGVIKTKKGVNLPNVKVNLPALTEKDIADIEFGIKSDIDLIAASFVRRASDVVAIRQLLEKNNASHIKIFPKIENQEGVDNIEEILAISDGLMVARGDLGIEIPTEEVTPTQKDLIKLCNDFGKPVITATQMLDSMQRFPRPTRAEASDVANAILDGTDAIMLSGETAAGDYPIESVQMMHSIAKRTEKMLDYKLLLKDRQTRSEYTVTDAIAQVVTHTAINLDAKAILTPTQSGYTAARISKYRPEPNIVAVTPSARVARQLNIVWGVYPIVVDHLSDNTDDMLTLAADTAKDAGFVTDGDLVVISAGIPALTAGTTNMLKIHIVGKEIANGRGIGERGVVGEVVIANNAEEANAKAKPGMILVTNSTDRDMMPAIEMAAAMITVDGGLTSHAGIVGPSLGKPVIVGVEDALTVFKDGQMISIDPLTGKLYNA